In Ananas comosus cultivar F153 linkage group 7, ASM154086v1, whole genome shotgun sequence, the sequence AAGAATATTTGGTTAGCTTGGAAGTATATTGAGTTAGCTTACTTTTTCATCAACAATGTCATGATAATGATGTTTtgaattcggaaaaaaaaaatttaacagaaAGCtgcaaattttataatcaaataaatatttcCCAAGTCTCTCTTGCCTCCATTTTGATAATGAGCAAATGAGTGATGACAAGAAACTGATAGCCAAGTTTaagtatgtataaaaaaaactaaaccaaCAGGGAAATAAATGTTATCCAAGTACGAAATCCACttcgaaaattttcaaatctagaGACATACAGGAATACATTAAGTCGCAGTACATATGGAGCTCATTACATGAAGCAATATACTAAGTTTGGATTCACTCATTCTTTTTCTCAAATTTCGCCCTGTCAGCTCCACTATATGGCGCAACATGATATGCATACTGTTGGATAACGGAGAAGACAACCATTTCAACTATCACCAACAAATTTTGAATCGCCTTTTGGATATGCACAACATCCAACCAGAAATGATGGGATTGGATTACTCCTACAGCAGCCAACACATCAAGAGCAACTCcctgcaaaataaaaaagaaattcaacCTTCAATTTGTTCCCTTTCAAAAGAATGATAAGTAAGACAATCGAAGATCCCATTTAATGTTATAATTAAAAACCACAGAGATATGACAGAACATTccaaaatttccaaatttcttcttccctttgtcccataaaatttttcttttcctacctAAAGGGTTAGTCTTATTGAGATAATACAAATACCTGGAGTTCTTTTGAGTATGACAACCACTCTTACAAGGATTAACTACTTGCCTATCCGCCCAGCTCAGCTAAATGGGCGTTTGGATATATGCAGTTACAATTCAGCCCAAATTTAAGTTCGGTGAGATTATAAACATCATTCTCACCATCAGCCATGATAACATCGAAGACATCTGCTGCTTAGCTGTGGGCTACTTTTTGGATTTCCACAAAAGAAGACTTCGAACTACTACAAGCAGAAATTGCCTAAAAATAGAACTCAAAGAGCTCATGGTTAGGCGGCAAATCTCCTTGGCTTTATCGTGATCGATGGCGGACAAATATTTCTACTCCTAGTATACTTGATTGAAGAACGAATTGCAATTAAGTCAATCTAAACAACCCATAAAAGTAGATGTCTGATCTGCAGTTATTCATATGCTTGTACACAGCTTAGATTTCTCTTTCCATTAGTCGTATAGTATTGTTTCTGACTAAATCTGTGTGTGACAGCCACTGGAACTCAAAACTCGGTCTTCATGGCAAAATCTGTAGCTACGGTTAGCTTTAGATAGTGTTGCACAACTTTTGAAATTTGTATTCCATTTCCATCAAGCTAATATAAGATAAACTTGCATCATAGATTATAACTGATTTTTGCCCTCATGGTCAACATAGCTGATTAGGATTGGTTGAATCTTAGCATAATTTCAGAACATGGTAGACCCATTTGATGTAAACAATAGTTGACCAAAGCCAAGAAAAGAAAACTACCTGCCAAAAGCAAAAGAAGACAATCCCTTTGATGCACAAGAACTTTGCCAGAGGCTTGTGGGGCGCCAGCTCCTTCGCAAAGACATGGTAGAAGATAACCAGAGCATACAACGCCATGGAAACTGAGATGTTCAATATGATCGTGAAAAGCCAGCTAAGCCAAGTTGGATAGAGTCCTAGAAGTTGCAGTATTATCATAGAAACAGAGCAGACAGGGCGAATCACAACAAATTGCCATGTCCAGTACTTGAGAAGCTTCAATGTGTGGTGCTCCAAACGGACAGTGCGAGGCTGTTTTTCATATAACAAATCATTATGAAATAGCATACATGTCTGCACTGATTTAAGATAATGTGTGCTTGGAACATAGAGAAATATGCAATGTGCAGGATATTAATATCAACATCAACACACAACAGCTACAGTTATTAAAAACTCGGAAACCCAGGAATTGTGTACTAATAAACCATCCACGACATGTGGATAGATGTGATTTGTTACTGTGCATAAGCGTGCAGTCTGCCTAGTTGCTAAAAATCTATAGTTAGAAGATAATTCAAGTAGCTGGCTAGGTACCTCTAGGAAGATAACCAAAATACTTATCTAACTTACACCGCTAGGCTGTCATATTAGTCACCTAAGGTATTGTCTGTTCGAATGCAAATCATTCTCCCTAGCCCGTGCATACATTACTAATTTTATATGTACCTCACACTTGCAAAATAGCATGTTCACAAGCTATCCACTTGCCACGTGAGCTCTTTCTTACACCATATTTGAATATTAGGCTATGCTTCCACATggttttctttctcctctttaacCCTTATTTTCTTGTGGCaatatttcataaataaaatgtaaaaacatatagaacttacctgaactatggactattttgaatcAGATATCcagcctttcaaaattttgattttactccccaacatttcaatttgtttgatttgaattagttaacgatactttgacttcaaaatcttagctaattgcttactttaaaaaatttatagtagcAAGAATTGTATGAAGTATGCTAACTAAATCAgtaaagataaacgatgcaTTCAAAATATGAAGTCAAAATGCCattaactgactcaaatcaaacaaattgaaaggttgggtagtagaattaaaattttaaaattttgggtagccaattcaaaatagtccatagtttA encodes:
- the LOC109712620 gene encoding transmembrane protein 184 homolog DDB_G0279555-like isoform X2, which codes for MFPQMDLTTMDRGTLTLLGAACCVMLTMHFTLQLLSQHLFYWKNPKEQKAILIIILMAPLYAIDSFVGLLDIQGSEAFFMFLDSVKECYEALVIAKFMALMYSYLNISISKNIVPDEIKGREIHHSFPVSVFLPRTVRLEHHTLKLLKYWTWQFVVIRPVCSVSMIILQLLGLYPTWLSWLFTIILNISVSMALYALVIFYHVFAKELAPHKPLAKFLCIKGIVFFCFWQGVALDVLAAVGVIQSHHFWLDVVHIQKAIQNLLVIVEMVVFSVIQQYAYHVAPYSGADRAKFEKKNE
- the LOC109712620 gene encoding transmembrane protein 184 homolog DDB_G0279555-like isoform X1, coding for MVDELIKEFRPASMFPQMDLTTMDRGTLTLLGAACCVMLTMHFTLQLLSQHLFYWKNPKEQKAILIIILMAPLYAIDSFVGLLDIQGSEAFFMFLDSVKECYEALVIAKFMALMYSYLNISISKNIVPDEIKGREIHHSFPVSVFLPRTVRLEHHTLKLLKYWTWQFVVIRPVCSVSMIILQLLGLYPTWLSWLFTIILNISVSMALYALVIFYHVFAKELAPHKPLAKFLCIKGIVFFCFWQGVALDVLAAVGVIQSHHFWLDVVHIQKAIQNLLVIVEMVVFSVIQQYAYHVAPYSGADRAKFEKKNE